In one Thermodesulfobacteriota bacterium genomic region, the following are encoded:
- a CDS encoding enoyl-CoA hydratase-related protein has translation MTETRELLVNESGAVCTLTINTPQKRNVVTPSMLLELEETFGRLRDEDRIRCVVMRGAGGSAFSSGYDITAIREDDMIRNFEGDNPLPRAIHAIETFPYPVIAMINGHAFGAGLEIAATCDIRISVDSCLFGMPPAKLGVVYSYRGVRRFLNLVGPGYTKELFLTGRPVNPERAAVMGLVNFVVRPEELEEFTYTLAREIADNAPLSTKAMKEMTNVWQRSLVMSPEDEALLKELTLNVQESDDYKEGQKAFAEKRKPVFKGR, from the coding sequence ATGACCGAAACCCGGGAGCTCCTCGTAAACGAAAGCGGGGCCGTATGCACGCTCACTATCAACACCCCCCAAAAGAGGAACGTCGTCACGCCGTCCATGCTGCTTGAGCTCGAGGAAACATTCGGGAGGCTCCGGGACGAGGACAGGATTAGATGCGTCGTAATGCGCGGCGCGGGGGGGAGCGCATTCTCTTCGGGCTACGACATAACGGCCATCCGCGAAGACGACATGATACGGAATTTCGAGGGCGATAACCCTCTCCCGAGGGCCATTCACGCGATAGAGACGTTCCCCTACCCCGTGATTGCGATGATAAACGGCCACGCCTTCGGCGCCGGGCTCGAAATCGCCGCCACCTGCGACATAAGAATCTCGGTCGATAGCTGCCTCTTCGGAATGCCCCCCGCCAAGCTCGGGGTAGTTTATTCCTACAGGGGCGTAAGGAGGTTCCTTAACCTCGTGGGCCCCGGCTATACGAAAGAGCTCTTTCTTACCGGAAGGCCGGTGAATCCCGAAAGGGCCGCTGTTATGGGACTAGTCAATTTCGTCGTCAGGCCCGAGGAGCTCGAAGAATTCACATACACCCTCGCGCGGGAGATAGCCGACAACGCACCACTCTCCACGAAGGCCATGAAGGAGATGACGAACGTCTGGCAGAGGAGCCTCGTAATGAGCCCCGAGGACGAGGCTCTTTTAAAAGAGCTCACGTTGAACGTGCAGGAAAGCGACGACTATAAAGAAGGCCAGAAGGCCTTCGCCGAGAAGAGAAAACCGGTTTTCAAGGGGAGATAA
- the era gene encoding GTPase Era: MNDETDFRSGFISIVGRPNVGKSTLVNAVVGEKIAAVSDKPNTTRNRILGIRNLPDAQLIFLDTPGIHKARGKLGKAMVQAAMSAVGEADVILMMIEVKEPFGKGDTFIIESLPKPAILLVNKIDKIKKGEILPILNEARKFGDRFLDIIPISAATADGIPELLNAIRSRLPEGPKYFPDDMITDQPERFLAAELIREKIFNLTQQEIPYKTAVSIEEFKDVPEKKLVHISAVIYVERMNHKGIIIGKGGEMLKEIGSRARADIERILGSKVFLELWVKVSENWTDRENLIRDFGYGS, from the coding sequence ATGAACGATGAAACGGATTTTCGCTCGGGGTTTATATCTATCGTGGGAAGGCCGAACGTCGGGAAATCGACGCTCGTAAACGCAGTCGTCGGCGAGAAGATCGCCGCCGTCTCGGACAAGCCCAACACGACGCGGAACAGGATACTCGGCATAAGGAACCTGCCCGACGCGCAGCTCATATTCCTCGATACCCCCGGCATACACAAGGCGCGGGGGAAGCTCGGAAAGGCCATGGTCCAGGCGGCGATGTCGGCCGTCGGGGAAGCCGACGTGATACTGATGATGATCGAGGTGAAGGAGCCGTTCGGCAAGGGGGACACGTTTATAATCGAGAGCCTTCCGAAGCCGGCAATTCTGCTCGTCAACAAGATCGACAAGATTAAAAAGGGCGAGATACTTCCCATCCTGAACGAGGCGCGAAAGTTCGGGGACAGGTTCCTAGATATAATCCCTATTTCCGCCGCAACTGCCGACGGCATTCCCGAGCTTCTGAATGCCATAAGGAGCCGCCTCCCGGAGGGGCCGAAGTATTTCCCGGACGACATGATAACGGACCAGCCCGAGAGATTTCTCGCGGCGGAGCTCATAAGGGAGAAGATATTCAACCTCACACAGCAGGAGATCCCCTATAAAACGGCCGTGTCGATAGAGGAGTTCAAGGACGTCCCCGAGAAGAAGCTCGTCCACATATCGGCTGTGATATACGTCGAGAGGATGAACCACAAGGGGATTATCATCGGAAAGGGCGGCGAGATGCTGAAGGAGATCGGGAGCCGGGCCCGCGCGGATATAGAGCGCATCCTCGGCTCGAAGGTGTTTTTGGAGCTGTGGGTCAAGGTGAGCGAGAACTGGACCGACCGGGAAAACCTGATAAGGGATTTCGGGTACGGGAGCTGA
- the hisIE gene encoding bifunctional phosphoribosyl-AMP cyclohydrolase/phosphoribosyl-ATP diphosphatase HisIE yields MDLDQVKYDDKGLVSVIVQDFQNGQVLMLAFADREALEKTLETGKTHFWSRSRGRLWMKGEESGNVQEVKEIYFDCDRDAVLVLVDQKGVACHTGQRTCFFTPLDGAERTSPAFGGAGTDDKTLRDVWNVVDDRKRNPREGSYVSGLFEKGLDKILKKISEEAGEVVIASKNESRNEVIYETADLWFHSLIALSYFDITPEDIFEELGRRFGKPSEAYRNSDG; encoded by the coding sequence ATGGATCTCGATCAGGTTAAGTACGACGACAAAGGACTGGTTTCAGTCATAGTTCAGGACTTCCAGAACGGGCAGGTGCTCATGCTCGCCTTCGCCGACAGGGAGGCGCTCGAAAAGACCCTCGAAACCGGGAAGACCCACTTCTGGAGCAGGTCGCGCGGACGGCTCTGGATGAAGGGCGAGGAATCGGGGAACGTCCAGGAGGTGAAGGAGATATACTTCGACTGCGACAGAGACGCCGTCCTCGTTCTCGTCGACCAGAAAGGGGTCGCCTGCCACACGGGGCAGAGGACGTGCTTCTTCACGCCCCTCGACGGCGCGGAACGCACATCCCCGGCCTTCGGCGGAGCGGGAACGGACGACAAAACACTCCGGGACGTATGGAACGTTGTCGACGACAGAAAGCGTAACCCGCGCGAGGGCTCTTACGTGAGCGGCCTCTTCGAGAAGGGGCTCGACAAGATACTGAAGAAAATCTCCGAGGAAGCGGGCGAGGTGGTAATCGCGTCCAAGAACGAGAGCCGGAACGAGGTCATATACGAAACGGCCGACCTCTGGTTCCATTCCCTGATAGCGCTTTCGTATTTCGACATTACGCCCGAGGATATATTCGAGGAGCTCGGAAGGCGGTTCGGAAAGCCGAGCGAGGCCTACAGGAACAGCGACGGGTAA
- the rpoZ gene encoding DNA-directed RNA polymerase subunit omega, which translates to MARVTIEDCLEKVVNRFALSVAAMKRARMLVKGAHPLSEETDNKDVVTALREIAEDKVKVVYPVGQDEY; encoded by the coding sequence ATGGCAAGGGTAACTATCGAAGATTGCCTTGAAAAAGTAGTAAACAGGTTTGCACTTTCGGTCGCTGCGATGAAGAGGGCCAGGATGCTCGTCAAGGGAGCGCACCCTCTTTCGGAAGAGACCGACAACAAGGACGTCGTGACCGCTCTCAGGGAAATCGCGGAAGACAAGGTTAAGGTCGTTTATCCCGTAGGCCAGGACGAGTACTAG
- a CDS encoding glycosyltransferase family 39 protein has product MKWVAGPSRETNPPFYYMVLHLWIPVFGDSEFVARFPSVVFGVLSIVFTYSVGRLLFGGRAGLFAALIMAVSFFHVRYSQEARGYTVMVFLALASYYSLLKMISGWKRRWAAVYVLSSALLCYTHYFGLFTILAQNIFCFTLFLRRGRTGGLGFTRWILVQVTLGVLYIPGFILLARRFSSVRGSFWIPEPHYLDLLNYFNNYAGSAYMLALLAGFVLLAIANSEKLRSVKGLKGLFAPADEAAPVGDITYGEKIYLLLLWIAVPVIVPFVFSLIFTPIVVSRYAIVSSAGLYLLASAGMSVINKRPVLYAVAAVVLLLSAAKLYGYYDGVEKHQWREVVREIESNAGSGDYVIVFPFYEAVSAEYYLKRDDLRMIPLRDKFPSYPDMETHDVWFVMHAHPVNRLKTIQGLSPEYDFISESRHNLLDLFRLRKKRE; this is encoded by the coding sequence ATAAAGTGGGTCGCCGGCCCGAGCAGGGAAACCAACCCCCCGTTTTACTACATGGTGCTTCATCTTTGGATCCCCGTCTTCGGGGATTCGGAATTCGTGGCCAGGTTCCCCTCGGTGGTGTTCGGAGTCCTTTCGATCGTTTTTACCTATTCCGTCGGCAGGCTCCTTTTCGGCGGGAGGGCCGGGCTCTTCGCCGCGCTGATAATGGCCGTCTCGTTTTTTCACGTGAGGTATTCACAGGAGGCGAGAGGCTACACGGTGATGGTTTTCCTGGCGCTCGCCTCTTATTATTCGCTCCTGAAGATGATTTCGGGGTGGAAACGGCGATGGGCTGCGGTTTACGTTCTGTCGAGCGCACTTCTCTGCTACACCCATTACTTCGGCCTTTTTACAATCCTCGCGCAGAACATCTTTTGCTTCACTCTTTTCCTGAGACGGGGCCGCACAGGCGGGCTCGGGTTTACGCGGTGGATACTCGTGCAGGTTACGTTGGGGGTCCTCTATATACCGGGTTTTATCCTTCTTGCCCGGAGGTTCTCGTCCGTAAGGGGGTCGTTCTGGATACCGGAGCCCCACTACCTGGACCTGCTTAATTATTTCAATAATTACGCGGGCTCGGCCTATATGCTGGCTCTCCTTGCCGGGTTTGTCCTCCTGGCGATAGCGAATTCCGAGAAACTCCGAAGCGTTAAAGGCCTCAAGGGGCTGTTCGCCCCGGCGGACGAAGCCGCGCCGGTCGGAGACATCACGTACGGCGAGAAGATTTATCTTCTTCTGTTGTGGATCGCGGTCCCGGTGATAGTGCCGTTCGTATTCTCTCTAATCTTCACTCCTATCGTGGTGTCCCGGTATGCGATCGTATCGTCGGCGGGACTTTATCTCCTGGCCTCCGCAGGCATGAGCGTGATCAACAAAAGGCCGGTTCTTTATGCGGTAGCCGCGGTGGTTCTATTGCTCTCGGCTGCGAAACTGTACGGGTACTACGACGGGGTAGAAAAGCACCAGTGGCGGGAGGTCGTGAGGGAGATCGAGTCGAATGCCGGAAGCGGAGACTACGTAATAGTCTTTCCCTTTTACGAAGCCGTCTCCGCCGAATATTATCTCAAGCGGGACGACCTCCGCATGATACCTTTAAGAGACAAGTTCCCCTCGTATCCCGACATGGAGACGCACGACGTGTGGTTCGTAATGCACGCGCATCCCGTTAACAGGCTGAAGACCATACAGGGCCTCTCGCCCGAATATGATTTTATATCCGAAAGCCGACATAACTTGCTGGATTTGTTCAGGCTGAGAAAGAAACGGGAGTGA
- a CDS encoding GldG family protein — protein MKRRRLIYGTNALVSILSVCGILILVNYIFFKTDVRIDMTDSKLYTVSEHTTAVIDNIDGDIEVIAFFKDVGVDKGEFQDLIKEYTRRSGKIKVRYVNPDKEPGIAKKYDIKEYGTVVMADDEQTIKLRLADHISGGILKSSEEDITNAIFKLNRKVDKTVYFMTGHGERDVNDDIEPEGLGVLRKALEDEGYKVKEFMLLRGDGIPEDNSVLLVAAPKQSFSLKEIGMLKSYLDNGGKAIFLIEPRSGSEIAGLLKGYGFEIRDDIIVDPSSKLEGGGDIAPIVAQYAHHDITEGFRFATIFPYSRSIDIAEEDIDTAVLANTGEYSWSETNFELFDQGVAQQEDNDMAGPLGVAAVVENEDNKSRVAVFGSVDFVSNIFIDFSGNRDLFLNTVNWVSGDENLISIRPKAGQVGKLAITNKQTNVIFFFTVIMIPAVIFFSGIAIWWKRKRL, from the coding sequence ATGAAGAGAAGGCGCCTCATTTACGGAACGAACGCGCTCGTCTCGATATTGAGCGTCTGCGGAATACTCATACTCGTAAACTACATCTTCTTTAAGACCGACGTCAGGATCGACATGACGGATTCGAAGCTCTACACGGTTTCCGAGCACACGACCGCCGTCATAGACAACATCGACGGCGACATAGAGGTCATAGCGTTTTTCAAGGACGTCGGGGTCGACAAGGGCGAGTTTCAGGACCTCATAAAGGAATACACGAGGCGGTCGGGGAAGATAAAGGTGAGGTACGTGAACCCCGACAAGGAGCCGGGGATAGCCAAGAAGTATGACATTAAGGAGTACGGCACTGTAGTCATGGCCGACGACGAGCAGACTATAAAGCTAAGGCTCGCCGACCACATCTCGGGCGGCATTCTGAAAAGCTCCGAGGAAGACATAACGAACGCAATATTCAAGCTCAACAGGAAGGTCGACAAGACAGTTTATTTCATGACGGGGCACGGCGAGCGCGACGTCAACGACGACATAGAGCCCGAGGGGCTCGGCGTTTTGAGAAAGGCGCTCGAGGACGAAGGATACAAGGTAAAGGAGTTCATGCTGCTGCGCGGCGACGGAATCCCGGAGGACAACTCGGTCCTTCTCGTGGCCGCGCCGAAGCAGTCCTTTTCCTTAAAGGAAATCGGCATGCTGAAGAGCTATCTCGATAACGGCGGGAAGGCGATATTCCTGATAGAGCCCCGGTCGGGCTCCGAGATAGCGGGGCTCCTTAAGGGATACGGGTTCGAGATAAGGGACGATATAATCGTCGACCCGAGCTCCAAGCTCGAAGGCGGCGGGGACATAGCGCCTATAGTGGCGCAGTACGCCCACCACGACATTACGGAGGGGTTCAGGTTCGCGACCATATTCCCGTACTCACGGAGCATAGACATAGCCGAAGAAGACATCGATACTGCCGTTCTGGCTAATACGGGAGAGTACAGCTGGTCCGAGACGAATTTCGAGCTCTTCGACCAGGGTGTGGCCCAGCAGGAGGATAACGACATGGCGGGGCCGCTGGGCGTGGCGGCTGTCGTCGAGAACGAAGACAACAAGTCGCGTGTGGCGGTCTTCGGGAGCGTGGATTTCGTATCGAACATATTCATCGACTTTTCGGGCAACAGGGATCTTTTCTTAAATACCGTGAACTGGGTTTCCGGGGACGAGAACCTGATATCGATAAGGCCAAAGGCCGGGCAGGTCGGAAAGCTCGCCATAACGAACAAGCAGACGAACGTGATATTCTTTTTTACTGTAATTATGATTCCGGCTGTTATATTCTTTTCCGGTATAGCGATATGGTGGAAGAGAAAGAGGCTTTAG
- a CDS encoding DUF4340 domain-containing protein has product MGKYLRKFTGTLVALALFVILLGGVLYYDSQKKAAEAPPTEKVFPGVKPDDVQAIKIVYPGEKVSLEKADGEWYVVHDGKRHEADSEIVRDIVDDLTEMEADRVVSTDEAGLDEFGFVESKREFTVVTNEFDYPVIIGDKSPVGSGIYIYDLGEGRVILVRDHYLWGILNGSAEGFRDRAVTGFDRDAVDRIVVRAGAFSVELRKEGGLWVQSGAELPRPVDQKKVDEILNSFTRLKASDFVADEPGDLAAYGLDEPVAEAGFFGEDVSETVFFGKRMDEDNFYVMTSGGEAVYAVPKEHFGILPKNLDQIAVLKLPR; this is encoded by the coding sequence TTGGGTAAGTATTTAAGAAAATTTACGGGCACGCTCGTTGCCCTGGCATTATTCGTCATACTGCTGGGAGGCGTCCTCTACTACGATTCTCAGAAAAAGGCGGCGGAAGCACCGCCCACTGAAAAGGTCTTCCCCGGTGTAAAGCCCGACGACGTTCAAGCCATCAAAATAGTCTATCCCGGGGAAAAGGTCTCTCTCGAAAAAGCGGACGGGGAGTGGTACGTCGTACATGACGGAAAGAGGCACGAGGCCGATTCTGAAATCGTCCGGGACATCGTGGACGACCTGACCGAAATGGAAGCCGACAGGGTGGTGTCGACCGACGAGGCCGGCCTCGACGAATTCGGCTTCGTCGAATCCAAGAGGGAGTTCACCGTGGTCACGAATGAATTCGATTACCCGGTGATCATAGGCGACAAGAGCCCGGTAGGCTCGGGCATTTACATATACGACCTCGGTGAGGGACGGGTAATACTCGTAAGGGACCATTATCTCTGGGGGATTCTGAACGGGAGCGCGGAGGGCTTCAGGGACAGGGCGGTTACCGGCTTCGACAGGGACGCCGTGGACAGGATAGTGGTGAGGGCAGGGGCATTCAGCGTCGAGCTCAGAAAGGAGGGGGGCCTTTGGGTCCAGTCGGGGGCGGAATTGCCGAGACCGGTAGACCAGAAGAAGGTAGACGAGATTCTCAATTCCTTTACGAGGCTAAAAGCTTCGGACTTCGTTGCGGACGAGCCCGGGGACCTTGCGGCTTACGGCCTCGACGAGCCCGTGGCGGAAGCCGGGTTTTTCGGAGAAGACGTATCGGAGACCGTCTTTTTCGGGAAGAGGATGGACGAGGATAATTTTTACGTCATGACTTCGGGAGGGGAGGCAGTCTACGCCGTCCCCAAGGAGCACTTCGGGATACTGCCCAAGAACCTCGATCAGATAGCCGTGCTGAAGCTCCCCAGGTAA
- a CDS encoding glycosyltransferase family 39 protein → MVLIRARARLCLMAKEEAVLKYPPVSAFIRDNYLVLLIFAAGLALRVYDIDGESIWYDEAVSVAVAKLGFVEHLRWITEVDDNNPPLYYTLLHLWVQVFGDSETSVRMPSAIFGSLSIFVIYALGKLLFDKKTGLVAASILAVSIFNIMFSQEARAYSLMAFLALLSYYFLLLTTMSEKRVYAAAYVVSSVCLVYSHYYGIFVMLAQNIWFFTVLARKKRAGALGLSKWFLLQVAVALLFLPCSYLMIRNTAAIRKGFWISEPGLRDLLGYFTLHAGTFFLLCVFLFFTLLALAGPGLIKRMRIPERFYSRQGYNPEGPGITYGERTYLLLAWIFGVVLIPFVISQISSPILIYRYTIAAAPAFYILTARGIGGLRANIAIVLVVALIAGLSFPGLKRYYVETEKYDWREAMKYIQEEAGSGDLVLTYPSFEVEPAAYYLRRGDLRLEKFSQGFLSGRAAGDNVWLVVSRHRGLEKNIVKIKMASRFDYVSEKEYMGLHIYRFREKTE, encoded by the coding sequence ATGGTATTAATACGGGCCCGGGCCCGGCTCTGCCTCATGGCGAAGGAAGAAGCGGTTTTGAAATATCCGCCGGTATCGGCTTTCATCCGGGATAACTATCTTGTCTTGTTAATTTTCGCAGCCGGACTTGCGCTCAGAGTCTATGACATAGACGGCGAGAGTATATGGTACGACGAGGCTGTATCCGTCGCCGTGGCGAAGCTCGGATTCGTGGAGCATCTTCGCTGGATAACCGAGGTCGACGACAACAACCCGCCCCTTTATTACACGCTTCTTCATCTGTGGGTTCAGGTTTTCGGGGATTCCGAGACGTCGGTCAGGATGCCTTCCGCCATATTCGGCTCGCTGTCAATATTCGTAATCTATGCCCTCGGGAAGCTGCTTTTCGATAAGAAAACGGGCCTCGTCGCCGCATCGATACTGGCCGTTTCCATTTTCAATATAATGTTTTCGCAGGAGGCTAGGGCCTATAGCCTTATGGCCTTTCTCGCGCTCCTGTCCTATTACTTCCTCCTTCTTACGACGATGTCGGAGAAGCGCGTATACGCGGCGGCCTACGTCGTTTCGAGCGTCTGTCTCGTCTATAGCCACTACTACGGCATTTTCGTTATGCTCGCGCAGAATATCTGGTTTTTTACGGTGCTCGCCCGGAAGAAAAGGGCAGGGGCCCTCGGGCTTTCGAAGTGGTTCCTTCTTCAGGTTGCCGTGGCTCTTCTTTTTCTTCCCTGCTCCTATTTAATGATCAGAAACACGGCCGCCATACGAAAGGGGTTCTGGATATCGGAGCCCGGGTTAAGGGACCTGCTCGGCTATTTTACATTACATGCCGGTACGTTTTTTCTCCTGTGCGTGTTTCTATTCTTCACGCTTCTTGCGCTCGCCGGCCCCGGACTGATAAAGCGCATGAGAATACCGGAAAGGTTTTACAGCAGGCAAGGTTACAACCCGGAGGGGCCCGGCATCACGTACGGCGAGAGAACGTACCTTCTCCTGGCATGGATATTCGGAGTCGTGCTCATACCTTTTGTCATTTCTCAAATATCCTCACCGATATTGATCTACAGGTACACGATAGCCGCCGCCCCGGCGTTTTACATCCTGACGGCGCGCGGGATCGGCGGACTCAGGGCGAATATCGCCATAGTGCTCGTAGTCGCCCTTATAGCGGGGCTTTCCTTCCCCGGCCTTAAGAGATACTATGTTGAGACGGAAAAGTACGATTGGCGCGAGGCTATGAAATACATACAGGAGGAGGCCGGGAGCGGGGACCTGGTGCTAACGTATCCGAGCTTCGAAGTTGAGCCCGCGGCATACTATCTGAGAAGGGGCGACCTAAGGCTGGAAAAGTTCTCACAGGGATTTTTATCCGGAAGAGCCGCCGGCGATAATGTATGGCTGGTAGTATCGAGACACAGGGGTCTCGAGAAGAATATAGTAAAGATCAAAATGGCGTCCCGCTTCGATTACGTATCTGAAAAGGAATATATGGGACTCCATATTTACAGGTTCAGGGAAAAAACGGAATAG
- the aspS gene encoding aspartate--tRNA ligase, whose translation MLEHLGDWTRTDYCGDLRTEDIGRDVVLMGWVQSNRDHGGVIFIDLRDREGLVQVVFSPQVSGEVHEKAGALRDEWVIAVRGKVTSRSPETVNKNLPTGEIEVVAGEVRILNTSKVIPFLIEDDINVDELLRLRHRYLDLRRPFMRDNIITRHKTVSATRNFLNGAGFLEVETPYLTRSTPEGARDFLVPSRLNPGEFYALPQSPQLLKQTLMVSGFDRYYQIVRCFRDEDLRADRQPEFTQIDLEMSFVREGDIMNVVEGILKSIFSEAAGIEIETPFPRMKYDEAMLRYGSDKPDTRFGLELEDISDIFRDSQFQVFSGALKKGGIIKALNLKGRAGDLSRKEIDDLGEAAKSLGAKGLAWIRVSDGEWQSPIIKFFSDKEKEDLKNALRLEDGDIVFFAADTPHIVNMVLSHIRLELGEKLGLIDHGKFNFLWVEEFPLLDYDPAEKRYVAMHHPFTSPREEDIRLLDEADKSGIRSRAYDVVLNGVEIGGGSIRIYRKDVQEKLFKAIGLTDEEAQAKFGFLLEALEFGAPPHGGIALGLDRIVMLISGADSIRDVIAFPKTQKGACPLTEAPSPVDTAQLLELGIKLDVKEKKK comes from the coding sequence ATGCTTGAACATCTGGGAGACTGGACCAGGACCGATTACTGCGGGGATTTACGTACGGAGGATATCGGCCGCGACGTCGTGCTTATGGGATGGGTGCAGTCGAACAGAGACCACGGCGGCGTGATATTTATCGACCTCAGGGACAGGGAAGGCCTCGTCCAGGTCGTATTCAGCCCGCAGGTGAGCGGAGAGGTTCACGAGAAGGCGGGGGCGCTCAGGGACGAATGGGTCATTGCCGTCCGCGGCAAGGTCACGAGCCGCTCGCCCGAGACAGTAAACAAAAATCTCCCCACCGGCGAGATAGAAGTCGTCGCCGGGGAAGTCAGGATACTGAACACCTCGAAGGTCATCCCCTTCCTCATCGAGGACGACATAAACGTCGATGAGCTCCTCAGGCTAAGGCACAGGTACCTCGACCTCAGGCGCCCCTTCATGAGGGACAATATCATTACGCGCCACAAAACGGTCTCCGCGACGAGGAATTTCCTTAACGGCGCCGGATTCCTGGAAGTCGAAACGCCATACCTCACGCGCTCGACACCCGAGGGCGCGAGGGACTTTCTCGTCCCGAGCAGGCTCAACCCCGGCGAGTTCTACGCTCTTCCCCAGTCGCCTCAGCTCCTTAAGCAAACCCTCATGGTCTCGGGGTTCGACCGCTACTACCAGATAGTGCGCTGTTTCCGCGACGAAGACCTCCGCGCCGACCGCCAGCCCGAATTCACACAGATAGACCTCGAAATGTCGTTCGTAAGGGAAGGCGACATAATGAACGTCGTCGAGGGCATACTGAAGTCCATATTCTCCGAAGCAGCCGGCATAGAGATCGAAACGCCGTTCCCGAGGATGAAATACGACGAGGCTATGCTGAGATACGGCTCCGACAAGCCGGATACGAGGTTCGGACTCGAGCTAGAGGACATATCCGATATATTCAGGGACTCCCAGTTCCAGGTCTTCAGCGGCGCCCTCAAGAAGGGCGGCATCATTAAGGCGCTCAACCTCAAGGGAAGGGCCGGCGACCTCTCCAGAAAAGAAATCGACGACCTCGGCGAGGCTGCCAAGTCCCTCGGGGCCAAGGGCCTCGCATGGATTCGCGTCTCGGACGGCGAATGGCAGTCCCCCATCATAAAATTCTTCAGCGACAAGGAAAAGGAAGACCTCAAAAACGCGCTTCGGCTTGAGGACGGCGACATCGTATTCTTCGCCGCCGACACCCCGCACATAGTCAACATGGTGCTCTCGCACATAAGGCTCGAGCTCGGGGAGAAGCTGGGGCTCATCGACCACGGCAAGTTCAACTTCCTCTGGGTAGAGGAGTTCCCGCTCCTCGATTACGACCCTGCCGAGAAGCGCTACGTCGCGATGCACCACCCTTTCACCTCGCCCAGGGAAGAGGATATCCGTCTTCTCGACGAGGCCGACAAGAGCGGCATCCGTTCGAGGGCGTACGACGTAGTCTTAAACGGCGTCGAGATAGGCGGAGGCAGCATAAGGATCTACCGTAAGGACGTACAGGAGAAGCTCTTCAAGGCAATCGGCCTTACGGACGAAGAGGCGCAGGCGAAATTCGGCTTCCTCCTGGAAGCGCTCGAATTCGGAGCGCCGCCCCACGGCGGCATAGCGCTCGGCCTCGACAGGATAGTGATGCTCATCTCCGGGGCTGATTCCATAAGGGACGTTATCGCGTTCCCGAAAACGCAGAAGGGCGCATGCCCGCTGACCGAAGCCCCCTCCCCCGTCGATACGGCGCAGCTCCTAGAGCTCGGAATTAAGCTCGACGTAAAGGAAAAAAAGAAGTAG